One part of the Acipenser ruthenus chromosome 55, fAciRut3.2 maternal haplotype, whole genome shotgun sequence genome encodes these proteins:
- the LOC117967706 gene encoding histone H2A-like, with translation MSGRGKTSGKARAKAKTRSSRAGLQFPVGRVHRLLRKGNYAQRVGAGAPVYLAAVLEYLTAEILELAGNAARDNKKTRIIPRHLQLAVRNDEELNKLMGGVTIAQGGVLPNIQAVLLPKKTEKPAKSK, from the coding sequence ATGTCTGGTAGAGGAAAGACTAGCGGAAAGGCGAGAGCAAAGGCTAAGACTCGCTCTtccagggcaggactgcagttcccagtcggCCGTGTCCACAGGCTGCTGCGGAAAGGAAACTATGCCCAGCGTGTCGGCGCTGGAGCCCCGGTCTATCTGGCCGCtgtgctcgagtacctgactgctgaaatcctggagctcgccgggaacgccgcccgggacaacaagaaaaccagaatcatcccgcgtcacctgcagctcgctgtccgcaacgacgaggagctcaacaagctgatgggaggcgtcaccatcgctcagggcggagtgctgcccaacatccaggccgtgctgctgcccaagaaaaccgagaagccCGCTAAGAGCAAGTAA
- the LOC131723412 gene encoding histone H2B 3-like, giving the protein MPEPKAAPAPKKGSKKAVAKTQPKGGKKRRKTRKESYAIYVYKVLKQVHPDTGISSKAMGIMNSFVNDIFERIAGESCRLAHYNKRSTITSREIQTAVRLLLPGELAKHAVSEGTKAVTKYTSSK; this is encoded by the coding sequence ATGCCAGAACCGAAAGCTGCACCCGCGCCGAAGAAAGgctccaagaaggctgttgccaagacccagcctaagggaggaaagaagcgcagaaagaccaggaaggagagctacgccatctacgtgtacaaagtgctgaagcaggtgcaccccgacaccggcatctcttccaaggcgatgggcatcatgaactcgttcgtcaacgacattttcgagcgcatcgccggcgagtcgtgccgcctggctcactacaacaagcgctccaccatcacttcccgggagatccagacagccgtgcggctcctgctgcccggagagctggccaagcacgccgtgtctgagggcaccaaggccgtcaccaagtacaccagctccaagtaa
- the LOC117967707 gene encoding histone H3 — MARTKQTARKSTGGKAPRKQLATKAARKSAPATGGVKKPHRYRPGTVALREIRRYQKSTELLIRKLPFQRLVREIAQDFKTDLRFQSSAVMALQEASEAYLVGLFEDTNLCAIHAKRVTIMPKDIQLARRIRGERA, encoded by the coding sequence ATGGCAAGAACCAAGCAAACCGCTCGTAAGTCTACCGGAGGAAAGGCACCCAGGAAGCAGCTCGCTACCAAGGCTGCGCGAAAGAGCGCCCCTGCTACCGGCGGCGTGAAGAAACCTCACCGTTATAGGCCCGGGACTGTGGCTCTCCGGGAGatccgccgctatcagaaatccaccgagcTGCTGATCCGCAAGTTGCCCTTCCAGCGGCTGGTTCgagaaatcgctcaggatttcaagaccgacctgcgcttccagagctccgctgtCATGGCGCTGCAAgaggctagcgaggcttacctggtcgggctcttcgaggacaccaacctgtgtgccattcacgccaagagagtcaccatcatgcccaaagacatccagctggcccgccgcATCCGAGGTGAACGCGCATAA